From a single Shewanella donghaensis genomic region:
- a CDS encoding DUF4266 domain-containing protein, which produces MGSLAGCSSLGVEPWEKDQFARADMALNNEKLDLALDDHIYFSKEGTSGGRSLAGGGCGCN; this is translated from the coding sequence ATGGGGAGTTTAGCGGGCTGCTCTAGTTTAGGTGTCGAACCATGGGAAAAAGATCAATTTGCCCGTGCTGATATGGCGCTAAATAACGAAAAATTAGATCTGGCATTGGATGACCATATTTATTTTAGTAAAGAAGGTACAAGTGGCGGACGCTCATTAGCTGGAGGAGGTTGCGGATGCAATTAA
- a CDS encoding DUF3570 domain-containing protein, which translates to MQLTPKHNIASALAMASCSLLSYQALAEDQAPVNDDWNVDAAIMYYGEQDRVQAVEAIGNVQKSFGESSLLDMKIVVDSLTGASASGAVAQSDSQTFTRPSGNGEYTVAVGETPLDDTFQDTRVQLSANWQEILNPDWTVNLGVYGSNEYDYLSLGLNAGIERSFNKNNTTLALSGAYTNDTVDPVGGRPIALSEMVFRGDYDGDDAYQAAFDATRLLGDDTKQTADMMVGVTQILNRNWLMQANYGFSSVSGYMTDPYKILSMVDGNGQSHGYRYENRPDSRTKHSVYILAKGALDEGVVDFSYRYNTDDWDIQAHTLETHYRYYFTPSLYGQLHLRYYQQQAAEFYQPFLRTDQVLPEYASADYRIGDMSAYTVGLKFGHRLSGGHELSYRIEYYQQNPENNGTEIPGQLNNHDLFPSVKAIVAQISYSF; encoded by the coding sequence ATGCAATTAACACCTAAACATAACATTGCTAGTGCATTAGCGATGGCAAGTTGTAGTCTTCTTTCTTATCAAGCTCTTGCAGAGGATCAAGCCCCTGTAAACGATGATTGGAATGTAGATGCTGCCATTATGTATTATGGCGAGCAGGATCGAGTACAAGCCGTTGAAGCTATTGGTAATGTTCAAAAGTCTTTTGGCGAAAGTTCGCTGCTAGATATGAAAATTGTTGTCGACAGTTTAACGGGCGCATCAGCCTCTGGCGCAGTTGCACAATCTGATAGTCAAACTTTTACCCGCCCATCAGGTAATGGAGAATATACGGTTGCAGTAGGTGAAACACCGCTTGATGATACTTTTCAAGATACTAGAGTGCAGCTAAGTGCTAACTGGCAAGAAATACTTAATCCGGATTGGACTGTAAACTTGGGTGTATATGGCTCGAATGAATATGATTACTTGTCGTTAGGCTTGAATGCAGGAATTGAGCGAAGTTTTAACAAGAACAATACGACGCTGGCATTATCTGGTGCTTATACTAATGATACTGTTGACCCTGTTGGTGGTCGTCCTATTGCGCTTTCAGAAATGGTATTTCGTGGTGATTATGATGGCGACGATGCTTACCAAGCTGCATTTGATGCAACCCGATTATTGGGTGATGACACTAAACAAACAGCAGATATGATGGTGGGGGTAACACAAATACTTAACCGTAATTGGTTAATGCAAGCCAACTATGGTTTTTCAAGTGTGTCTGGTTATATGACTGACCCTTATAAAATTCTTAGTATGGTCGATGGTAATGGTCAATCCCACGGTTATCGTTATGAGAACCGTCCAGATTCTCGTACTAAACACAGTGTTTATATATTAGCTAAAGGTGCGTTGGATGAAGGTGTTGTCGATTTTTCATATCGATATAATACTGATGACTGGGATATTCAAGCACATACTTTAGAAACCCATTATCGCTATTATTTTACCCCTAGCTTATATGGACAATTGCACCTGCGCTATTATCAGCAGCAGGCTGCTGAGTTTTATCAACCCTTCTTGAGAACAGATCAAGTGTTACCTGAATATGCTAGTGCAGATTATCGTATTGGGGATATGTCGGCTTATACTGTAGGGCTTAAGTTTGGTCATCGATTATCTGGTGGTCATGAGCTAAGTTACCGTATTGAGTATTATCAACAAAATCCTGAAAATAATGGCACAGAGATACCTGGTCAACTCAATAATCATGATTTATTTCCATCGGTAAAAGCAATCGTAGCTCAAATTAGTTATTCGTTTTAA
- a CDS encoding FAD:protein FMN transferase, with the protein MASPCEVLMQIDDEHIAMQMLNIAVDEARRIEQKYSRFLQGNIVWQLNNAQGKAVKIDVETAQLLKFSQQCYQLSGGAFDISAGPLMNLWRFDGSHQVPKASAIKSALTLVDFSAIDFTDSKLTMPAAMSLDFGGIGKEYAVDSTAQQLSQRWPNISVMVNFGGDIACPILKEDGWQVGIENPQQLDNAAAQLTIRQGALATSGTTRRYFEVDSVRYGHIINPQTGYPVENAPLSVTVLGPNCITAGMLSTMAMLKGADSEAFLTAQNVDFKVFR; encoded by the coding sequence ATGGCAAGTCCGTGTGAAGTATTGATGCAAATAGACGATGAGCATATTGCTATGCAAATGCTTAATATTGCCGTGGATGAAGCAAGGCGTATCGAACAGAAATACAGTCGTTTTTTGCAAGGTAATATTGTTTGGCAACTCAATAATGCTCAAGGAAAGGCAGTAAAAATCGATGTAGAAACGGCTCAATTACTGAAATTTTCCCAGCAATGTTATCAATTAAGTGGCGGCGCATTTGATATCAGTGCAGGGCCTTTGATGAATTTGTGGCGCTTTGATGGTAGCCATCAAGTGCCGAAGGCGAGTGCAATTAAATCTGCTTTAACGTTAGTAGATTTTAGTGCCATTGACTTTACTGATAGCAAATTGACCATGCCTGCAGCAATGAGTTTGGATTTTGGTGGTATAGGTAAAGAGTATGCGGTTGATAGTACGGCGCAACAACTGAGTCAGCGTTGGCCGAATATCTCTGTGATGGTCAATTTTGGTGGTGATATTGCTTGTCCAATCCTTAAAGAAGATGGTTGGCAAGTCGGTATTGAAAACCCGCAACAGCTGGATAATGCGGCTGCACAGTTAACCATTCGCCAAGGTGCATTAGCGACAAGTGGCACTACTCGTCGTTATTTCGAGGTTGATTCAGTACGTTATGGGCATATTATCAATCCACAAACAGGATACCCAGTAGAGAATGCACCGCTGTCAGTGACGGTACTCGGGCCCAATTGTATTACAGCAGGCATGCTATCAACGATGGCGATGTTAAAAGGAGCTGATTCTGAGGCTTTTCTGACTGCACAAAATGTTGATTTCAAGGTGTTTAGGTAA
- a CDS encoding response regulator gives MRVLLIEDNQLLAQGIELSLSKEGIQVDHISSYKEAVASLINEDFSAIILDLGLPDGNGEDLLKQWRREGISLPIIVLTANTDFDTRLNCLDIGADDYLSKPFDVRELVARLRAIVRRQHGLDNNQFSFGALTIDFSCCEVHFREQLIKLPRREYQLLLEFSQSAGRVLTRSQLEQLTYGWDEVGSNSIEVHIHHLRKKMAPELIKTVRGIGYILTEVP, from the coding sequence ATGAGAGTGTTGTTAATTGAAGACAACCAGTTATTAGCTCAAGGGATAGAACTGAGTTTATCGAAAGAGGGGATTCAAGTCGATCATATATCCTCTTATAAGGAAGCGGTCGCTTCGTTAATTAACGAAGATTTTAGCGCCATCATTTTAGATTTGGGGCTACCTGACGGTAACGGTGAAGACTTATTAAAACAGTGGCGTCGCGAAGGTATTTCACTCCCAATAATCGTGCTTACTGCTAATACTGATTTTGATACGAGATTAAATTGTTTAGATATTGGCGCTGACGATTACCTGAGTAAACCTTTTGATGTCAGAGAGTTAGTTGCGAGGTTGCGCGCTATTGTTCGTCGCCAGCATGGTTTAGATAACAATCAATTTAGTTTTGGTGCCTTGACGATCGATTTCTCCTGCTGTGAAGTACACTTTCGAGAGCAGTTAATCAAACTTCCACGGCGTGAATACCAATTATTATTAGAATTTTCGCAATCTGCAGGACGAGTACTGACTCGCAGTCAACTTGAGCAATTAACTTATGGCTGGGATGAAGTGGGTAGTAATTCAATTGAAGTTCATATCCATCATTTACGAAAGAAGATGGCGCCAGAATTAATAAAAACCGTTAGAGGTATTGGCTATATTTTAACTGAAGTTCCGTAA
- a CDS encoding ATP-binding protein, producing MFSLRFSLSLLMLLGILLTVTLSSILSTRDAMYEVEELFDAEMVQTAKLLELFYVKQLTTSKLNNLVQNPIRFHVNASEIETFAEKSDVETLSYERKLSFQLFSSLGEMLAFSDNSGEQPLTDFTQGYIYKSVGEHMWHVYSLYSAKQQVWIITAQRDDVRQELIDKINANSWRSPLIIAPIMLLIMLLVTYYLFKPIKLLERHLTYRDAQDLSPIEIHLPAELTSIQDSLNRYLSRIADLMRRERRFSADAAHELKTPLAIIKLHSDGLESVLNKVDEEIKRNALPYTQAMGQGINRMSHTVEQLLLLSRVDAIQAINKTECDLQLLIENVINQLVHIVADYEWKLDIPKGFTVKADAFYLELVLKNIIENACKYSSKESVISIRSYKNHSLDSIEIIDQGIGMDDSEIALAQNRFYRVDEGSSQGAGLGLSICRHIMSLHEGELEIKQAEPKGLKVSINLPS from the coding sequence ATGTTTTCTTTACGTTTTTCTCTTAGTTTGCTCATGTTGCTGGGGATATTATTGACGGTGACATTGTCCAGCATACTTAGTACCCGAGATGCCATGTACGAAGTTGAAGAATTATTCGACGCTGAAATGGTACAAACTGCAAAATTACTTGAACTCTTCTATGTGAAGCAATTAACCACATCTAAATTGAATAACCTTGTTCAAAATCCCATTCGCTTTCATGTTAACGCATCAGAAATAGAAACCTTTGCAGAGAAGTCAGATGTTGAAACCCTTTCTTACGAACGAAAACTGTCATTTCAATTATTTTCGTCATTGGGAGAAATGTTAGCTTTCTCTGATAATAGTGGCGAGCAACCGTTAACAGACTTTACACAGGGATATATTTACAAATCCGTTGGTGAGCATATGTGGCATGTTTACAGCTTGTATTCAGCAAAGCAACAAGTCTGGATAATTACTGCCCAGCGCGATGATGTTCGCCAAGAACTCATTGATAAAATTAATGCTAACAGCTGGCGATCCCCCTTAATCATTGCCCCGATTATGCTGCTTATCATGTTGTTGGTGACCTATTATCTATTCAAACCCATCAAGTTATTAGAACGACACTTAACGTATCGCGATGCTCAAGATTTATCGCCAATAGAGATACATTTGCCAGCAGAGTTGACATCGATACAAGACTCACTTAACCGATATTTATCACGAATTGCCGATTTGATGCGTCGTGAACGGCGATTTAGTGCCGATGCCGCCCATGAATTAAAAACACCTTTAGCCATTATAAAACTTCATAGCGATGGTTTGGAGAGCGTCTTAAATAAGGTGGATGAAGAAATAAAAAGAAATGCATTACCTTACACTCAGGCTATGGGACAAGGGATTAACAGAATGAGCCATACAGTTGAACAATTGTTACTGCTATCAAGGGTTGATGCTATACAAGCAATTAATAAAACGGAGTGTGACTTACAATTACTCATTGAAAATGTCATTAATCAACTTGTACATATAGTGGCTGATTATGAGTGGAAATTAGATATTCCAAAAGGTTTTACAGTGAAAGCTGATGCTTTTTACCTTGAATTAGTGTTGAAGAATATTATTGAAAATGCTTGTAAATACAGTTCAAAAGAGTCTGTGATTAGTATTCGCAGTTACAAAAATCATAGCCTAGATTCGATTGAGATTATCGATCAAGGTATTGGTATGGATGATTCTGAAATAGCCTTAGCGCAGAATCGTTTTTATCGGGTGGACGAAGGAAGTTCCCAAGGCGCTGGATTGGGCTTGTCTATTTGCCGTCACATTATGTCGCTACATGAGGGAGAGTTAGAGATTAAACAAGCTGAACCTAAAGGCCTCAAAGTGAGCATTAATTTACCATCGTAA
- a CDS encoding methionine synthase: MKILLPTSTAGSLPKPSWLAKPETLWSPWKLQDDELIAGKQDALRVSLHDQQQAGIDIVSDGEQTRQHFVTTFIEHLSGVDFEKRKTVKIRDRYDASVPTVVGAVSRKQSVFVEDAKFLRQQTKQPIKWALPGPMTMIDTLYDEHYKSREKLAWEFAKILNQEAKELEAAGVDIIQFDEPAFNVFFDEVNDWGIATLERAIEGLKCETAVHICYGYGIKANTDWKSTLGSEWRQYEKAFPKLQKSSIDIISLECHNSHVPLELLELIRGKKVMVGAIDVATHSIETPEEVANTLRKVLEFVDAENLYPCTNCGMAPLPRQVASAKLKALSAGAAIVRNELSI, from the coding sequence ATGAAAATATTATTACCGACTTCAACTGCTGGCAGTTTACCTAAGCCTTCTTGGCTTGCTAAGCCAGAAACGCTTTGGTCACCTTGGAAACTACAAGATGATGAATTAATTGCAGGAAAACAAGATGCGTTACGTGTGTCATTGCACGACCAACAACAAGCAGGTATTGATATTGTGAGTGACGGCGAGCAAACTCGCCAACACTTTGTCACGACCTTTATTGAGCACCTTAGTGGAGTCGATTTTGAAAAGCGTAAAACCGTTAAAATTCGTGACCGCTATGATGCAAGTGTGCCAACCGTTGTGGGTGCAGTGTCACGCAAGCAGTCTGTATTTGTAGAAGACGCCAAGTTTTTACGTCAGCAAACCAAGCAACCCATTAAGTGGGCTCTACCAGGCCCTATGACCATGATAGATACGCTTTATGATGAACATTATAAAAGTCGTGAAAAATTAGCTTGGGAATTTGCCAAAATTCTCAATCAAGAAGCCAAAGAATTAGAGGCTGCGGGTGTTGATATTATTCAATTTGATGAGCCTGCATTTAATGTCTTTTTTGATGAAGTCAATGATTGGGGGATTGCGACTTTAGAAAGAGCAATTGAAGGACTTAAATGCGAAACCGCGGTCCATATTTGCTATGGCTACGGCATCAAAGCTAATACCGATTGGAAAAGCACCTTGGGCTCAGAATGGAGACAGTATGAAAAAGCGTTTCCTAAACTGCAAAAATCGAGTATCGATATTATCTCACTAGAATGCCATAACTCCCATGTACCATTAGAGTTACTTGAACTCATTCGCGGTAAAAAAGTGATGGTTGGCGCTATTGATGTCGCAACCCATAGCATTGAAACGCCGGAGGAAGTCGCTAATACTTTGCGAAAAGTACTCGAATTTGTCGACGCTGAAAACCTTTATCCGTGTACTAACTGTGGCATGGCGCCCTTACCTCGCCAAGTAGCAAGTGCCAAGCTAAAAGCGTTAAGTGCTGGGGCTGCAATCGTTCGAAACGAATTATCAATTTAG
- a CDS encoding DUF1852 domain-containing protein — protein MNNNFTFNIKSLCLDENYRPSDNTRITTNFANLARGQYRQENLRNALKMIDNSFNALAHWDNPKGDRYSVELEIISVNMDIKGSDQSFPSIEILKTHILDNKTNNRIEGIVGNNFSSYVRDYDFSVLLLDHNKNQPNFSIPANFGELHGKLFKYFVSSDIYKQNFNKLPVICLSVSDNKTYHQSENNHPVLGVEYQANESSLTEQYFKKMGLQVRYFMPPNSVAPLAFYFFGDLLNDYSNLELISTISTMGTFQKIYRPEIYNANAAAGTHYQPNLKNQDHSLTQIVYDREERSKLANEQGKFTEENFIKPYQTVLEQWSANYV, from the coding sequence ATGAATAATAACTTTACATTTAATATTAAAAGCCTGTGTCTTGATGAAAATTATCGACCTTCAGACAATACGCGTATCACCACCAACTTTGCTAACTTGGCGAGAGGACAATACCGCCAAGAGAACCTACGTAATGCCTTAAAGATGATTGATAATAGTTTTAATGCTTTAGCCCATTGGGATAACCCAAAAGGCGATCGTTACTCTGTAGAACTTGAAATTATTTCGGTTAATATGGATATAAAAGGAAGCGACCAAAGCTTCCCATCGATTGAAATATTAAAGACCCATATTCTTGATAATAAAACCAATAATCGCATTGAAGGTATTGTAGGAAATAACTTTTCATCTTATGTACGAGATTATGACTTTAGCGTGTTACTACTCGATCATAATAAGAATCAACCTAACTTTAGTATTCCAGCTAACTTTGGCGAACTGCACGGGAAACTCTTTAAATATTTTGTCAGTTCAGATATTTATAAGCAGAACTTTAACAAGTTACCTGTTATTTGTCTCAGTGTTTCAGATAACAAAACCTATCATCAGTCTGAAAATAACCATCCCGTATTAGGTGTTGAATATCAGGCAAATGAATCTTCTTTAACTGAACAATATTTCAAAAAAATGGGCTTGCAGGTGCGATATTTCATGCCGCCAAATAGTGTTGCGCCTTTGGCTTTTTATTTCTTTGGGGATTTGCTTAATGACTACAGCAATCTTGAACTAATAAGCACTATTAGCACGATGGGTACTTTTCAAAAAATATACCGACCTGAGATTTATAATGCCAATGCCGCCGCAGGTACACACTATCAGCCAAACTTGAAGAATCAGGATCATTCATTAACTCAAATTGTCTATGACCGAGAAGAGCGCAGCAAATTGGCTAATGAGCAAGGAAAGTTCACTGAAGAAAACTTCATCAAACCATACCAAACAGTACTTGAGCAATGGTCAGCTAATTACGTTTAA